From the genome of Acinetobacter sp. TR3:
AATAAGAAAATGGATCAATAAAAAAGGAAGGATATAAAGCTGATAGTTAGCACTGGGAGAGGTAAACGTATAAATTACCAGAATAAGCGACAATATCGAATATCCCATCAAACGATGAAAATAAGCGAACTGTCTAGGTTCTTTATCTATTAACCTGTCTAGTGACACCCTACCCTCCTTCCTTGTTATAGAAGACTGTTTTTTATTCTATTTTCTAAATCAGTCCATACGCCAGTCAAACGGCATATCGCCTTGACCACGTAATGCAAGCATTAATGTCTGACGCATATGTGCAAGTACATCATTGCTATAAGGTACGGCTGGCGTTCCCCAAACTGGTTTAGGCCATGCAACATCATTTTGATAACGAACAACATGATGGAAATGCAGTTGTGGCACAACGTTACCGAGTGCTGCAACATTCATTTTGTCTGCACGGAATACGCGTGCCAATTGGCTAGATAACCAGCTTGATTCACGTAAGAACTGTTCCTGATCAGCTTGGCTAAGCTCATATAACTCGGTGATTCCTGGTACACGTGGTATAAGAATCAACCATGGAAATTGCATATCATTCATTAAACGACATGTTGAAAGCGGAAAGTCGCCTACAAAAAATGTATCTTGAGCAAGTTGTGGATGCAAACTAAACATATCTTTATAAATGATGCATAATAATGATGATCAATACTATCACATCAGTTTTGATGTGAATATTATTAGTCGCCTGTTTGATTACAAATAACAATGATTTTCCTTATTTATTACATCGACATCCGACAAAAAGCAAATTCTTTGCTTAAAGGGAATCCAAGCTGTTCAATTCGTCAGCAAAAAATATACTTTTCAACTAACTATGCAGCTCATTTAGCAATTTATTTAACAAATCAACAATAAACTGAATCCGCTTATCGTACTCAGCCAATTGCACTGTGACCTTCAAACGCTGTCCTCCTTCCATACGATAATAGGTTGGATTTTTTTGCATTAACTGAATAATGCTGATCGCTTGTACAGGAGTATCTGGTGAAAAGTCGATATAGCCACCATTAGTGTTCACATCAATTTTGGTAATCCCGAGTTGTTCTGCTCTCAAACGTAATTGATGTACGCTAAACAATTGTTTGACCGACTGTGGTGGAATGCCAAAGCGATCAATGAGTTCCATCCGAATATTATCAAGCTTCTCTTGTGTATCCGTATTACTAATGCGCTTATAGAACAACAAACGCTGATGCACATCACCCAAATAATCATCTGGAATCAATGCTGGCATATGTAGGTTAATTTCAGCAGTTAATGACAAAGGTGCATCAAAGTTTGGCGTTTTGCCTTTTTGGATGGCTTTGGTCGCTTTCTCTAACATTTCCATATACAAGCTATAACCAATTGCTTGCATCGAACCACTTTGCTGCTCACCAAGTAATTCACCCGCACCCCGAATCTCCAAGTCTTCAGTTGCAAGCATGAATCCTGCGCCCAGTGTTGAAGCACGTTGAATAGCATCAAGACGCTTTTCTGCATCGCCTTTGAGATGTTTTAGCGATGGAACGAGTAAATAAGCATACGCTTGGTGATGTGAACGACCGACTCGACCACGTAATTGATGTAGTTGTGCTAAGCCCAACTTGTCGGCTCTTTCAATGATAATCGTATTGGCATTCGGTACATCAATACCCGTTTCGATAATGGTTGAACATACAAGAACATTATATTCTTTGTGATAGAACTGCTGCATGACCTGCTCAAGTTCACGTTCACGCATTTGTCCATGCGCAACTGCAACACGTGCCTCTGGGACTAACGTGCGAATCGTTTCGGCAGCACGTTCAATCGTATCAACCTCATTATGTAATAAGTAGACCTGACCACCACGTAACAACTCACGCAGAATCGCTTCTTTAATTGAGTCATCCGTATGTTCTTGAACAAAAGTTTTGACAGCTAAACGGCGGGCGGGCGGCGTTGCAATAATCGAAAGATCTCGCATCCCAGAGAATGCCATATTCAGAGTTCGTGGAATTGGCGTCGCCGTTAGCGTCAGCATATCCACATCGGCACGTAAGGCTTTAATCCGTTCTTTATCACGAACACCAAAACGATGTTCCTCATCAACAATCATTAATCCAAGATTCTTGAATTGAATGTTTTCTTGCAGGATTTTATGTGTTCCCACCACAATATCAACTTTGCCTTCAGCTAAGTCTTCAATCGTTTTCAGATGTGTTTTATTGCTACCAAAACGAGACAGCACTTCAATACGCACCGCTGTATCAGCAAAACGATCTTTAAAGGACTCATAATGCTGCTGTGCCAATAGCGTAGTAGGAACTAATACCGCAACTTGCTTGTTGTTTTGGACTGCAACAAAAGCTGCTCGCATCGCCACTTCGGTTTTACCAAAACCAACATCACCACAGACCAAACGATCCATTGGTTTGGCAAGTTGCATATCATGGAGGGTTGCTTCAATCGCATTGGCTTGGTCTAAAGTCTCTTCATAGGCAAAGCCACTAGAGAATTGCATATATCCCGTATGGTCCAATTCAAAGGCAAAACCCGGTTTCGATTGACGGCGTGCCTGAATATGTAACAACTCAGCCGCAACATCATGGATTTGCTCTAAAGCTTTCCGCTTGGCTTTACTCCATGTATCTGTACCTAATTTATGCAAAGGCGCTAAGTCTGGATCGCCACCACTATAACGACTGATCAGGTGTAAATTGGTGACAGGCACATAAACTTTTGCACCATCCGCATAATCGAGCTGTAAAAACTCATGATCCTGTTGATCAATTTCTAAGGTAATTAAGCCTGCATAACGCCCAACACCATGATCGATATGTACTACAGGCGCACCAATACTGAGTTCAGTTAAACTCCGAACAAGAAATTCTTCAGAAACTTCTTGCTGACGCTTACGACGTCGTTGCACTACCCGATGTTCATAGAGTTGATTTTCAGAAATGACTGAGAGTTGATTGCTTAGCACGAGTCCGCGATCTAATGGCGCGCTTGTGATTGCAACTTGTAATTTGTCTTTCTGGAATTGGACAAAACTTTCAACTGTTGTGATTTCACCTAGAACTGAACGCAATGCATCTTTTAAAGTCTCACGCCGACCTGCACTTTCCGCGACCAATAACACAGGATGTTTAACTTGGTCGATATAATGTTTGACTGCTTCAAATGGTTGTTCTTTTTTAGGATCAACTGCAAGCTTAGGCGGTTGTTCTGCTGAAAGATTCAGAACCCCAGCTTTTTCATCAAATACTTCAGCAGAAGCCAAAATTCTTGGAAATTGATTTAATGCCTGTAACACATGATTTGGCATTAAAAAAAGCTCTTCAGGTGGAAGAATTGGTTGGTCGATGTTATGACGGCGATCTTCATAACGACGAACCACTTCTTTCCAAAAATTGATTAATTCGTCTTCAACTTCGTTATTTGTAATGACAACGCAATTCTTTGGTAAGTATGTCATAAGCATACTTTGCGCTTCCATCACCTTTTTCTCAAAGAATAAAGGTAAATAGAACTCTAATCCCGGTGTTGCAATTCCTTCAAGTACATCTTGATAAATTGGGTTTTTCTTAGGATTCGCAGTTGGAAAACTTTCTGCGTAACGATCTCTAAAGGTAGAACGTCCCTCTTTTAAAGGAAATTCTTTTGCTGGTAAAACGGTGAAGTTTTTTAAAGATTCAGTGGTTCTTTGCGTTTCTGGATCAAAAAATTTTAAGCTTTCAATTTCATCATCAAATAAATCAATTCGAATCGGTTGATCTTGTCCAGATGCATAAATGTCCATGATACTACCACGAACAGCAAACTCCCCATGATCATAAACAGTATCGACCAAACGATAACCTGCCTGCACCAGTTGCTTTTTCTGCACTTCCAAATTAAGTCGTTGTCCAACTTTAATATCAAAGTGTTCACCCACCACCCATGAATATGGTGCAACACGTTGAGCCAAAGTACTTGCAGAAACCAGCAGAATACCCTTTTGTGGCATATTCGATAAAATCGCCAAACGTTCAGACACAATATCTTGATGCGGAGACAAACGATCGTAAGGCAAGATTTCCCAATCAGGAAAAATCGTTGGTTTTATCCCGTAAAATTCGAGTTCACTTTCGAGCTGAGCAAGATGCTGATTATTTCTCGCAACAATCACATATAGATTTGAACTTTGCGTGGCAATTTCTTTGAATAATAATGCTGCTGACGATCCAAGTAAGGAACCAATCCAGCGTTTTTCGCCTGCTTTGAATTGTTTTAAGTTTAATTGAGAAATTTCTTGTTGAAACATAGAGAAAATCATGTAATCGAAAAGACAATGCGCTTAGTTTAGCATGGAGTTTTTTACTTGAAGAATAAATTCGACTGATCACCCAAACGATTTAAGTTTACTTAGGCTATTTTATTCCCTATCCTATCAACATCATTTAACGTGAATAAACCAATTGGTTACTCAATAAGATTTGACTTATAAACCATATATTTAAAATTATTTTTTCAATAAAACTAAGAGAGAAATTTAATCCACACCCATGATAACCAATATTCCCACCCAGCAAATCCGAGCTGTTTATAACGATCAGACGATTCGTGTTTATCAAGCTTATTCTGATGCTATTGCAAATGCCGCCCTTCTTAATCAAACGTTTGTTTCACCACCATTTAAAATGGAAAGAATGACATGGATTAAACCCTCATTCCTTTGGATGATGTATCGTGCTGGCTGGGGATTTAAAGATGATGGGCAAAATCGCATTTTAGCTATAGACATCACCCTTGAAGGTTTTGAATGGGCATTGGCACATAGCTGCCTCAGTCATCGTGATCCGTCATTAAGCGAAGAAAAATGGCAACAACGCAAAGATCATTCACCTGTACG
Proteins encoded in this window:
- a CDS encoding HIT domain-containing protein, translated to MFSLHPQLAQDTFFVGDFPLSTCRLMNDMQFPWLILIPRVPGITELYELSQADQEQFLRESSWLSSQLARVFRADKMNVAALGNVVPQLHFHHVVRYQNDVAWPKPVWGTPAVPYSNDVLAHMRQTLMLALRGQGDMPFDWRMD
- the mfd gene encoding transcription-repair coupling factor, with amino-acid sequence MFQQEISQLNLKQFKAGEKRWIGSLLGSSAALLFKEIATQSSNLYVIVARNNQHLAQLESELEFYGIKPTIFPDWEILPYDRLSPHQDIVSERLAILSNMPQKGILLVSASTLAQRVAPYSWVVGEHFDIKVGQRLNLEVQKKQLVQAGYRLVDTVYDHGEFAVRGSIMDIYASGQDQPIRIDLFDDEIESLKFFDPETQRTTESLKNFTVLPAKEFPLKEGRSTFRDRYAESFPTANPKKNPIYQDVLEGIATPGLEFYLPLFFEKKVMEAQSMLMTYLPKNCVVITNNEVEDELINFWKEVVRRYEDRRHNIDQPILPPEELFLMPNHVLQALNQFPRILASAEVFDEKAGVLNLSAEQPPKLAVDPKKEQPFEAVKHYIDQVKHPVLLVAESAGRRETLKDALRSVLGEITTVESFVQFQKDKLQVAITSAPLDRGLVLSNQLSVISENQLYEHRVVQRRRKRQQEVSEEFLVRSLTELSIGAPVVHIDHGVGRYAGLITLEIDQQDHEFLQLDYADGAKVYVPVTNLHLISRYSGGDPDLAPLHKLGTDTWSKAKRKALEQIHDVAAELLHIQARRQSKPGFAFELDHTGYMQFSSGFAYEETLDQANAIEATLHDMQLAKPMDRLVCGDVGFGKTEVAMRAAFVAVQNNKQVAVLVPTTLLAQQHYESFKDRFADTAVRIEVLSRFGSNKTHLKTIEDLAEGKVDIVVGTHKILQENIQFKNLGLMIVDEEHRFGVRDKERIKALRADVDMLTLTATPIPRTLNMAFSGMRDLSIIATPPARRLAVKTFVQEHTDDSIKEAILRELLRGGQVYLLHNEVDTIERAAETIRTLVPEARVAVAHGQMRERELEQVMQQFYHKEYNVLVCSTIIETGIDVPNANTIIIERADKLGLAQLHQLRGRVGRSHHQAYAYLLVPSLKHLKGDAEKRLDAIQRASTLGAGFMLATEDLEIRGAGELLGEQQSGSMQAIGYSLYMEMLEKATKAIQKGKTPNFDAPLSLTAEINLHMPALIPDDYLGDVHQRLLFYKRISNTDTQEKLDNIRMELIDRFGIPPQSVKQLFSVHQLRLRAEQLGITKIDVNTNGGYIDFSPDTPVQAISIIQLMQKNPTYYRMEGGQRLKVTVQLAEYDKRIQFIVDLLNKLLNELHS
- a CDS encoding DUF4291 domain-containing protein yields the protein MITNIPTQQIRAVYNDQTIRVYQAYSDAIANAALLNQTFVSPPFKMERMTWIKPSFLWMMYRAGWGFKDDGQNRILAIDITLEGFEWALAHSCLSHRDPSLSEEKWQQRKDHSPVRIQWDPERDLLLQPLEHRAIQIGLSKEAVQRYVNQWIVSITDITPLAHQIHGLIQQNKMQAASLLLPKETVYI